The following are from one region of the Mycolicibacterium diernhoferi genome:
- a CDS encoding FAS1-like dehydratase domain-containing protein has product MGIAEEIVGTHFRYPDYFEVGREKVREFATAVQDEHPAHHSEEGAAEHGHDALVASLTFIAVAGRRVQLELFNQFDVPINLERVLHRDQKLVFHRPIKVGDKLWFDSYLDSVIESHGTVISEIRTEVTDDDGGPILTTVVTMLGEAQSDSEASEVSAQIAAARDAAIARMVANQKA; this is encoded by the coding sequence ATGGGAATCGCTGAGGAAATCGTCGGAACCCACTTCCGGTACCCCGACTATTTCGAGGTCGGACGGGAGAAGGTCCGCGAGTTCGCGACCGCAGTCCAGGACGAGCATCCCGCGCACCACTCCGAGGAAGGTGCCGCCGAGCACGGTCACGACGCGCTGGTCGCCTCGTTGACCTTCATCGCGGTCGCCGGCCGACGGGTGCAGTTGGAGCTGTTCAATCAGTTCGACGTGCCGATCAACCTGGAGCGGGTGCTGCACCGCGACCAGAAGCTGGTCTTCCACCGCCCGATCAAGGTCGGCGACAAGTTGTGGTTCGACTCGTACCTGGATTCGGTCATCGAATCGCACGGCACCGTGATCAGCGAGATCCGCACCGAGGTCACCGATGACGACGGCGGCCCGATCTTGACCACCGTGGTCACCATGCTCGGCGAGGCCCAAAGCGACAGCGAGGCCAGTGAGGTCAGCGCGCAGATCGCCGCGGCCCGCGATGCGGCCATCGCGCGGATGGTCGCCAACCAGAAGGCGTAG
- a CDS encoding glutamyl-tRNA reductase: MSVLLFGVSHRSAPVSVLEQLSTDESDQAKIIDEVLRSSLVTEAMVLSTCNRVEVYAVVDAFHGGLSVIGQVLSEHSGMGLNDLTKYAYVRYAEAAVEHLFAVTSGLDSVVMGEQQVLGQVRRAYAAAEANQTVGRTLHELAQRALSVGKRVHTETGIDSAGASVVSVSLEMAQKRLDQGLVGKTAVVVGAGAMGALAGKHLVRAGVDRIDVVNRSLPRARRLAENIAELGVTANAYSLDDISAVLATADVVVSSTGAVRPVMSLADVHHGLAARDGDRPLVMCDLGMPRDIDLAVAGLPGVHVIDMDRIQREPTARAAASDADAARSIVAAEVANYLAGQRMAEVTPTVTALRQRAADVVEAELLRLDNRLPGLDATHRDEVARTVRRVVDKLLHAPTVRVKQLAGAPGGDSYAEALRELFELDPQAVDAVSGGELPLIATDNDKPE, translated from the coding sequence GTGAGCGTGCTGCTATTCGGGGTTTCGCATCGCAGTGCGCCGGTATCCGTACTGGAGCAGTTGAGCACTGACGAGTCCGATCAGGCCAAGATCATCGACGAAGTTCTGCGTTCGTCGCTGGTCACCGAGGCCATGGTGCTTTCGACCTGCAACCGCGTCGAGGTATACGCGGTGGTCGACGCCTTCCACGGCGGCCTGTCGGTCATCGGCCAGGTGCTCTCGGAACACTCCGGTATGGGACTCAACGATCTAACCAAATACGCCTACGTGCGGTACGCCGAGGCTGCCGTCGAGCACCTGTTCGCCGTCACCAGTGGTCTGGATTCGGTCGTCATGGGCGAACAGCAGGTGCTCGGCCAGGTGCGACGCGCCTACGCCGCCGCCGAGGCCAACCAGACGGTCGGGCGCACCCTGCACGAGCTGGCCCAGCGCGCACTGTCGGTGGGCAAGCGGGTGCACACCGAGACCGGGATCGATTCCGCGGGTGCCTCGGTGGTGTCGGTGTCGCTGGAGATGGCCCAGAAGCGCCTCGATCAGGGCCTGGTCGGCAAGACCGCCGTGGTGGTCGGCGCCGGCGCCATGGGCGCACTGGCCGGTAAGCACCTGGTCCGCGCGGGCGTGGACCGCATCGACGTGGTGAACCGCTCGCTGCCGCGGGCCCGCCGCCTCGCCGAGAACATCGCCGAACTCGGCGTCACCGCCAACGCCTACTCACTCGACGACATCTCGGCCGTGCTGGCCACGGCCGACGTGGTGGTCAGCAGCACCGGCGCGGTGCGCCCGGTGATGTCGCTGGCCGATGTGCACCACGGACTGGCCGCCCGAGACGGCGACCGCCCGCTGGTGATGTGCGACCTGGGCATGCCCCGCGACATCGACCTCGCGGTTGCCGGCCTGCCCGGCGTGCACGTCATCGACATGGACCGCATCCAGCGCGAGCCGACCGCCCGCGCGGCGGCCTCGGACGCCGATGCGGCCCGGTCCATCGTGGCCGCCGAGGTTGCCAACTACCTGGCCGGCCAACGGATGGCCGAGGTCACTCCGACCGTGACCGCGCTGCGTCAGCGCGCGGCCGACGTCGTCGAGGCCGAACTGCTCCGCCTGGACAACCGCCTGCCCGGCCTGGACGCGACGCATCGCGACGAGGTGGCCCGGACGGTACGCCGGGTGGTCGACAAACTGCTGCACGCCCCCACCGTGCGAGTGAAGCAGCTGGCCGGCGCCCCCGGTGGCGACAGCTATGCCGAGGCCCTGCGCGAGCTCTTCGAGCTCGATCCGCAGGCCGTGGACGCGGTTTCCGGCGGCGAATTGCCGCTGATCGCAACAGATAACGACAAGCCTGAGTAG
- a CDS encoding glutaredoxin family protein, whose protein sequence is MDHQVVLLTRAGCSMCERAAQTLTSLAGELGFTLSSTDVDAAAAAGDTTLRAEFGDRLPVVLLDGAEHSYWEVDVPRLRADLS, encoded by the coding sequence GTGGACCATCAGGTGGTGTTGCTCACACGGGCCGGCTGCAGCATGTGCGAACGCGCGGCTCAAACGTTGACGTCGCTGGCCGGCGAACTGGGCTTCACGCTCAGTTCGACCGATGTGGATGCGGCAGCGGCCGCGGGGGATACCACCCTGCGCGCCGAGTTCGGTGACCGGCTGCCGGTGGTGCTGCTCGACGGGGCCGAGCACAGCTACTGGGAAGTGGACGTACCCCGGTTACGGGCAGATCTCAGCTAA
- a CDS encoding HAD family hydrolase: protein MSETPPPPPPDLTAAAFFDVDNTLVHGSSLVHFARGLATRKYFTYRDILGIVYAQAKFQLTGKENSDDVAEGKQKALAFIEGRPTAELVELGEEIYDEIIADKIWPGTRALAQMHLDAGQQVWLVTATPFELADTIARRLGLTGALGTIAESVDGVFTGRLVGDILHGAGKAHAVRSLAIREGLNLRRCAAYSDSFNDVPMLSLVGTAVAINPDAALRDVARERGWEIRDFRTARKAARIGVPSALALGAVGGALAAVASRRDAGR, encoded by the coding sequence GTGTCCGAGACGCCCCCACCACCGCCGCCGGATCTGACCGCGGCCGCGTTCTTCGACGTCGACAACACGTTGGTGCACGGATCCTCGCTGGTGCACTTTGCCCGCGGGCTGGCCACCCGTAAGTACTTCACCTACCGGGACATCCTCGGGATCGTTTACGCGCAGGCCAAGTTCCAGCTCACCGGCAAGGAGAACAGCGACGACGTCGCCGAGGGCAAACAGAAGGCGCTGGCGTTCATCGAGGGGCGGCCGACCGCGGAACTGGTCGAACTCGGCGAGGAGATCTACGACGAGATCATCGCCGACAAGATCTGGCCGGGCACCCGGGCGCTGGCGCAGATGCACCTCGACGCCGGCCAGCAGGTGTGGCTGGTGACCGCGACACCGTTCGAGCTGGCCGACACCATCGCGCGCAGGCTGGGCCTGACCGGCGCCCTGGGCACCATCGCCGAATCGGTCGACGGGGTGTTCACCGGCCGGCTGGTCGGCGACATCCTGCACGGCGCGGGCAAGGCGCACGCGGTGCGCTCGCTGGCCATCCGGGAGGGGCTGAACCTGCGCCGGTGCGCGGCCTACTCGGACAGTTTCAACGATGTGCCGATGCTCTCGCTGGTCGGAACTGCCGTCGCGATCAACCCGGACGCCGCGCTGCGCGACGTCGCCCGTGAACGCGGCTGGGAGATCCGTGACTTCCGCACCGCCCGCAAGGCGGCCCGGATCGGGGTGCCCTCGGCGCTGGCGCTCGGCGCGGTCGGCGGGGCGCTGGCCGCGGTGGCCTCCCGGCGCGACGCCGGTCGCTGA